From Mustelus asterias unplaced genomic scaffold, sMusAst1.hap1.1 HAP1_SCAFFOLD_2383, whole genome shotgun sequence, the proteins below share one genomic window:
- the aicda gene encoding single-stranded DNA cytosine deaminase isoform X2: protein MAKKKFLYHFKNVRWAKGRHETYMCYIVKRRDSACSSSLDFGFLRNKPGVHAEMVFLHYLRGWDLNPNRTYRLTWFSSWSPCYECALRVVDFLRARPNLRLRLFVARLYYCGEMTLQPEGLRRLQQAGVSLWVMTYKDYFYCWNTFVATKEKGFKAWEGLHENSVRLGRLLRRILQPLDEFEDFSDAFKLLGL from the exons ATGGCGAAAAAGAAATTCCTCTACCACTTCAAGAACGTGCGTTGGGCCAAAGGCAGACACGAAACGTACATGTGTTACATCGTGAAGCGACGCGACAGCGCGTGCTCCAGCTCCCTGGATTTTGGGTTCCTGCGGAACAAGCCGGGGGTTCACGCCGAGATGGTCTTCTTGCATTACCTGAGGGGCTGGGACCTCAACCCCAACCGGACCTACCGCCTGACCTGGTTCAGCTCCTGGAGCCCGTGTTACGAGTGCGCCCTGCGCGTGGTGGATTTCCTCCGCGCCCGCCCCAACCTCCGCCTCCGTCTCTTCGTGGCGCGCCTCTACTACTGCGGCGAGATGACCCTTCAACCCGAGGGCTTGCGTCGCCTCCAGCAGGCTGGGGTCAGCCTGTGGGTCATGACCTATAAAG ATTATTTTTATTGCTGGAACACTTTCGTAGCAACGAAGGAAAAAGGTTTCAAGGCTTGGGAAGGATTGCATGAGAACTCAGTCCGGTTAGGTCGTTTACTACGGAGAATCCTGCAG
- the aicda gene encoding single-stranded DNA cytosine deaminase isoform X1: MDSCLMAKKKFLYHFKNVRWAKGRHETYMCYIVKRRDSACSSSLDFGFLRNKPGVHAEMVFLHYLRGWDLNPNRTYRLTWFSSWSPCYECALRVVDFLRARPNLRLRLFVARLYYCGEMTLQPEGLRRLQQAGVSLWVMTYKDYFYCWNTFVATKEKGFKAWEGLHENSVRLGRLLRRILQPLDEFEDFSDAFKLLGL; this comes from the exons ATGGACAG TTGTCTGATGGCGAAAAAGAAATTCCTCTACCACTTCAAGAACGTGCGTTGGGCCAAAGGCAGACACGAAACGTACATGTGTTACATCGTGAAGCGACGCGACAGCGCGTGCTCCAGCTCCCTGGATTTTGGGTTCCTGCGGAACAAGCCGGGGGTTCACGCCGAGATGGTCTTCTTGCATTACCTGAGGGGCTGGGACCTCAACCCCAACCGGACCTACCGCCTGACCTGGTTCAGCTCCTGGAGCCCGTGTTACGAGTGCGCCCTGCGCGTGGTGGATTTCCTCCGCGCCCGCCCCAACCTCCGCCTCCGTCTCTTCGTGGCGCGCCTCTACTACTGCGGCGAGATGACCCTTCAACCCGAGGGCTTGCGTCGCCTCCAGCAGGCTGGGGTCAGCCTGTGGGTCATGACCTATAAAG ATTATTTTTATTGCTGGAACACTTTCGTAGCAACGAAGGAAAAAGGTTTCAAGGCTTGGGAAGGATTGCATGAGAACTCAGTCCGGTTAGGTCGTTTACTACGGAGAATCCTGCAG